Proteins from one Verrucomicrobiaceae bacterium genomic window:
- a CDS encoding fused MFS/spermidine synthase, with protein sequence MFGDAYNGRHAIPAHLATQEFFQQVADHMLPEGVFIMNIIASVNGRQSELTAGMLKTLSGVFPNVQVFGAGYKPDETQNVILLCSKQDLRPRISDRYLVQGSWQQRLTSRWVPSGTLPRPAPVAFTDDLNPVDSVIARGLLE encoded by the coding sequence ATTTTTGGAGATGCCTACAATGGCCGCCACGCCATCCCTGCTCATTTGGCGACGCAAGAGTTCTTCCAGCAGGTGGCGGATCATATGCTGCCAGAGGGAGTTTTTATCATGAACATCATCGCCAGCGTGAATGGGCGGCAGTCCGAGCTCACTGCCGGCATGCTCAAGACACTCTCCGGCGTCTTCCCCAACGTACAAGTCTTCGGCGCTGGTTATAAGCCAGACGAGACGCAAAATGTGATCCTGCTGTGCTCCAAGCAGGATTTGCGCCCGAGGATCTCAGACCGGTATTTGGTACAAGGCTCTTGGCAGCAGCGACTCACCAGCCGCTGGGTGCCATCCGGCACACTGCCGCGTCCGGCACCAGTCGCCTTCACGGATGATCTCAATCCGGTGGACTCTGTGATCGCTCGGGGGCTGCTGGAGTGA
- a CDS encoding fused MFS/spermidine synthase, whose amino-acid sequence MSPPATAPSTSSPSTRSTRLFLGLVCFLAGAAIMIVEISAFRLLAPYFGNTVYTSTALIGVILVAFSAGGYLGGWLSDRKMALDLIGWLMAGAAVLILFIPALHTAFSLRLSSGGVISGPVLISLLLFAVPGVLLGAVSPASVRFYSLADKDSHVGASAGTISMLGSLGSFAGTFLSGFYLLPNFGVKSIFITTGLLLLLLAVAAFVMARNALKQQAPIVLSGLVAAFFGWKSQPAPIAGTVYENESFYHHIRVIEEGKKPFTRRFLMLDSTQEGGMNVDTGELILPYQEYWKLALLRESEKVESALFIGAGAFGMPENVARDFPQAKVDVVEIDPQVIEVGRRFFRLGEYPQVTAHAADARRFLHDAGEKSGTSFLEMPTMAATPSLLIWRRKSSSSRWRIICCQREFLS is encoded by the coding sequence ATGTCCCCGCCTGCTACTGCTCCTTCTACATCCTCTCCTTCCACACGCTCCACGAGGTTGTTCCTCGGTCTCGTGTGCTTTTTGGCGGGGGCGGCCATTATGATTGTGGAAATCAGTGCCTTCCGGCTACTGGCACCTTACTTTGGGAACACGGTCTATACCTCCACAGCACTGATTGGAGTCATATTAGTGGCCTTTAGTGCCGGGGGGTATCTTGGAGGGTGGTTATCGGATCGGAAGATGGCGCTGGATCTGATCGGTTGGTTGATGGCGGGTGCTGCGGTGCTGATTCTGTTTATTCCGGCTCTGCACACTGCTTTCAGTCTGCGCCTGAGCAGCGGAGGTGTCATTTCGGGGCCTGTGCTGATCTCGCTTTTGCTTTTTGCAGTGCCGGGGGTGCTACTAGGTGCCGTTTCGCCTGCGAGTGTGCGGTTTTACAGCCTGGCAGATAAAGACAGCCATGTAGGGGCCTCAGCGGGGACGATTAGCATGCTGGGATCATTGGGCAGCTTTGCAGGCACATTCCTCTCGGGATTCTATTTGCTGCCGAATTTTGGGGTGAAGAGCATCTTCATCACCACTGGCTTGCTGCTGCTGCTGCTCGCGGTGGCAGCGTTTGTGATGGCGCGGAATGCGCTGAAGCAGCAGGCACCGATCGTGCTTAGTGGCCTAGTAGCGGCGTTTTTCGGATGGAAGTCACAGCCAGCACCCATCGCTGGGACAGTCTATGAAAATGAATCGTTCTACCACCATATCCGAGTCATCGAGGAGGGGAAGAAGCCTTTCACCCGGCGCTTTTTGATGCTCGACTCGACGCAGGAAGGCGGGATGAATGTGGACACGGGTGAGTTGATCTTGCCCTACCAGGAATACTGGAAGTTGGCGCTGTTGCGTGAGTCGGAGAAGGTGGAGAGCGCACTTTTTATCGGAGCGGGTGCCTTCGGGATGCCAGAGAATGTGGCGCGGGATTTCCCGCAGGCGAAAGTGGATGTGGTCGAGATCGATCCGCAGGTGATCGAGGTGGGGAGGCGTTTTTTCCGGCTGGGTGAATATCCGCAGGTCACGGCCCATGCGGCGGATGCGCGGCGCTTTCTCCATGATGCGGGTGAAAAAAGTGGGACCTCATTTTTGGAGATGCCTACAATGGCCGCCACGCCATCCCTGCTCATTTGGCGACGCAAGAGTTCTTCCAGCAGGTGGCGGATCATATGCTGCCAGAGGGAGTTTTTATCATGA
- a CDS encoding outer membrane beta-barrel protein, translated as MSTRNALLCLAAIAISPVALRAQGLVAVQNYSADFKNEIPFQVNVTAQGGYDTLNYKANPLGSFESWFLQAGIGAVYTRPDQTTPLSFSLDTSVVNYIDGMPRFDDTFYNVRAALNFEHRFSERLRISNNMLLTYGMEPNNAFGFGGSTTLWNGQYFYGYNNFNVSYAWTPRFSTTTSYTIDGTIYDDDVIGNAENRYSHLFAQQFAYAINQQTSLTAEYRYRMTIFDSAPTKDYHSHFALVGVDHAWSSRTSGSVRVGAEFYENDSTSNTAPYAEAALNYTVDRQTYARWFASLGYGAAELGGFASRYGLNTGLQVNHQIDKRLSVNGGISYGYSTFDNPGGVDGREHSIFLNAGLGYQVLDNLMLNAQYSYSTLNSNDVLREFDRHRISLGATASF; from the coding sequence ATGAGTACGCGCAATGCACTTCTTTGTCTGGCCGCTATCGCCATCTCTCCAGTCGCATTGCGTGCGCAGGGACTCGTGGCAGTCCAAAACTACAGCGCGGACTTCAAAAACGAGATACCTTTCCAGGTCAACGTAACTGCGCAGGGTGGCTATGACACACTGAACTACAAAGCGAATCCCCTCGGCAGCTTTGAGTCTTGGTTCCTCCAAGCGGGTATCGGCGCAGTTTACACCCGCCCAGATCAGACTACCCCACTGAGTTTCTCCCTCGATACGAGTGTGGTAAACTACATCGACGGCATGCCACGCTTTGACGACACATTCTACAATGTCCGTGCCGCTCTGAACTTCGAGCACCGCTTTTCAGAGCGCCTTCGCATCAGCAACAACATGCTCCTCACCTACGGCATGGAGCCCAATAATGCATTCGGCTTCGGTGGTTCCACCACGCTGTGGAATGGCCAATACTTCTACGGCTACAACAACTTCAATGTCAGCTACGCCTGGACTCCACGCTTCTCTACCACCACGAGCTACACCATCGACGGCACCATTTATGATGATGACGTCATCGGTAATGCAGAAAACCGCTACTCGCACCTCTTTGCCCAGCAGTTCGCCTATGCGATCAACCAGCAGACCAGCCTCACAGCGGAATATCGTTATCGCATGACCATTTTTGATAGCGCTCCGACGAAAGACTACCATTCCCATTTTGCACTCGTCGGTGTGGACCATGCATGGAGCTCTCGCACATCCGGCTCCGTCCGCGTCGGTGCTGAGTTCTATGAGAATGACAGCACCAGCAATACGGCTCCCTATGCAGAAGCTGCTCTCAACTACACCGTCGATCGCCAGACGTATGCACGCTGGTTCGCCTCTCTTGGTTACGGCGCAGCTGAACTTGGAGGCTTTGCGAGTCGCTACGGCCTCAATACCGGGCTCCAGGTCAATCACCAAATCGACAAGCGCCTCAGCGTCAATGGTGGCATCAGCTACGGCTACTCCACGTTTGATAACCCAGGTGGGGTGGATGGCAGAGAGCACTCCATCTTCCTCAATGCAGGCCTGGGCTACCAGGTGCTGGATAACCTGATGCTCAACGCTCAATACTCCTACTCCACGCTCAATTCGAATGACGTTCTGCGCGAGTTTGATCGCCATCGTATCTCCCTGGGTGCCACCGCGTCCTTCTGA
- a CDS encoding polysaccharide biosynthesis tyrosine autokinase has protein sequence MNDQNSDLQRHAMDTWQVIRNRFGLITLCFVLVFAAAAVLTYVMPRKYRGRVEMVIQRNTSPIEVLSRNGNSGGNWPEYVKTQIETISKPETLKPVIEKLDLLKKWQTQTVSMAMGRLRGNLDVQASMRSDFVTIEFYDQDPNIAAEVANAVADSYQEHYKKVEMEQKSKSLETTQQQIADLEADRRSAQERAMEARKKAGLTFEFDSGSSLTPGGAKAEKKEGSSIFMSRKHQILQTEIEVRTMEADLDAISKLSTDDLISQAAALKLENPNFHASVALHNQALVTLSGLKSSGLGNRHPMVRKVQSEIETLRSQINNEAKQHVLGLQSKLAASKQALEALRADSKGDENKANSEMSDIMEYEKAKQEVEYIQSTIVQMRTRFLEEQQDVNGVKFPATVYAFAEPESRPTKPNVPLNLALGAVLGLMFGVGLAFFLEYMDTSVKNLDDVEKFLGVPVLAVVPKGVGILHRSSGFNPDSEAYRILRTNIEFHRKKADANCLTVVSGGAGEGKSTTMCNLAYVCAQGGYNVLLIDADLRRPSMHRNFDVSHTHGLTNYLTTNIRLEDVVLKTAVENLYFLPSGLLPADSAGILNSQRMVDLITDVKSRFDLVLIDSPPILGVSDASVLANEADMTMIVVQHRKLPRHMLMRVKQNVENVGGKVLGVVLNNVDLNSDAQYQYYTSYYTYYSPTNTGTDGKAERRKRRKQATNVDAPAPALAPASKSEADVF, from the coding sequence ATGAACGATCAAAACTCCGATCTTCAACGCCACGCCATGGATACCTGGCAGGTCATCCGTAATCGCTTTGGTCTGATTACACTCTGCTTCGTCCTCGTCTTTGCCGCTGCCGCCGTGCTGACCTACGTCATGCCGCGTAAATACCGCGGTAGGGTCGAAATGGTCATTCAGCGCAATACCAGCCCCATTGAGGTTCTCTCGAGGAACGGCAATTCGGGCGGCAACTGGCCAGAGTACGTCAAAACTCAAATTGAAACTATTTCCAAACCAGAGACGCTGAAACCAGTAATCGAAAAACTCGACCTATTAAAGAAATGGCAAACCCAGACGGTCTCTATGGCCATGGGACGCCTGCGTGGGAACCTGGATGTTCAGGCCAGCATGCGCTCTGACTTTGTCACCATCGAATTCTACGACCAAGACCCCAATATTGCTGCAGAAGTAGCCAATGCGGTGGCAGATAGTTACCAGGAGCACTACAAAAAGGTCGAGATGGAGCAGAAGTCTAAATCTCTGGAGACCACCCAGCAGCAAATCGCCGATCTGGAAGCCGACCGCCGCAGCGCCCAAGAACGAGCGATGGAAGCTCGAAAAAAAGCGGGACTCACCTTCGAATTCGATTCTGGGAGTAGTCTCACGCCTGGAGGGGCAAAGGCAGAAAAGAAAGAAGGTTCCAGCATCTTCATGTCGCGAAAGCACCAGATTCTGCAAACAGAAATCGAAGTCCGCACCATGGAGGCTGACTTGGACGCGATCTCGAAGCTTTCCACGGATGATCTGATCTCCCAGGCCGCCGCTTTGAAGTTAGAAAACCCGAATTTCCACGCCAGCGTAGCTCTTCACAACCAAGCACTTGTCACCCTCTCTGGATTGAAGAGTAGCGGCCTAGGCAACCGCCATCCGATGGTCCGCAAGGTTCAAAGCGAAATCGAAACACTACGCAGCCAGATCAACAACGAAGCCAAACAACACGTTCTCGGCCTCCAAAGTAAGCTAGCAGCCTCCAAACAGGCTCTCGAAGCCCTGCGTGCAGACTCGAAAGGGGATGAGAATAAGGCAAACAGCGAAATGAGCGACATCATGGAGTACGAGAAGGCCAAGCAAGAGGTCGAGTATATCCAGTCCACCATCGTCCAAATGCGCACGCGTTTCCTGGAGGAGCAGCAGGACGTCAATGGCGTGAAATTCCCCGCTACCGTTTACGCCTTTGCAGAGCCTGAATCTCGCCCGACAAAGCCCAATGTCCCGCTGAATCTCGCCCTAGGCGCGGTGCTCGGGCTTATGTTCGGCGTCGGCTTGGCCTTCTTCCTCGAGTACATGGACACTAGTGTCAAAAACCTCGATGACGTGGAAAAATTCCTCGGTGTGCCCGTCCTCGCTGTCGTGCCAAAAGGCGTCGGCATCCTGCACCGCAGCAGCGGATTCAATCCTGATTCAGAGGCCTACCGCATCCTGCGCACAAACATCGAATTCCATCGCAAAAAAGCCGATGCCAACTGCCTCACCGTCGTCAGTGGTGGCGCAGGCGAGGGCAAGTCCACGACCATGTGCAATCTGGCCTACGTCTGCGCTCAGGGTGGGTACAACGTCCTCCTCATCGACGCCGACCTCCGACGCCCCAGCATGCACCGGAACTTTGATGTCAGCCATACCCACGGCCTCACCAACTATCTCACCACCAATATCCGACTCGAAGACGTGGTGCTTAAAACCGCCGTCGAAAACCTCTATTTCCTCCCCAGCGGCCTCCTCCCGGCTGATAGCGCAGGCATTCTCAATTCCCAGCGCATGGTCGATCTCATTACCGATGTGAAAAGCCGCTTCGACCTCGTCTTGATCGACTCCCCGCCCATCCTCGGCGTCAGCGATGCCTCCGTGCTCGCGAACGAGGCCGACATGACCATGATCGTCGTCCAGCATCGCAAACTCCCACGCCACATGCTCATGCGTGTGAAGCAGAACGTAGAAAACGTCGGCGGGAAAGTCCTCGGAGTCGTCCTCAACAACGTCGATCTCAACAGCGACGCCCAATACCAATACTACACCAGCTACTACACCTACTACTCCCCTACCAATACCGGCACGGATGGCAAAGCCGAGCGCCGCAAACGCCGCAAGCAGGCCACCAATGTCGATGCCCCAGCGCCAGCCTTGGCCCCAGCCAGCAAAAGCGAAGCCGATGTATTCTGA
- a CDS encoding polysaccharide biosynthesis/export family protein, whose translation MKNRLLTLLLALFATHSVLAQNTELPLKAGDRVTIRIAGVPDGDIAQISGMYTVTDSGTISLAHISPVRATGKKPSQLGTMLAQTFVNEEIFTHPTVTVSIDSGDSATARMIYIVSGCNHNGNISYTAGMTVFKAISAAGGFNNFAKTSKAKLIRNGTTYMLDLSKHTPEVDIKLEPEDQIIVPD comes from the coding sequence ATGAAAAACCGCCTCCTTACCCTCCTGCTGGCGCTTTTCGCCACGCACAGCGTCCTTGCTCAAAACACGGAATTGCCACTCAAAGCGGGTGATCGTGTCACCATCCGTATCGCAGGAGTCCCCGATGGCGACATTGCCCAAATCAGCGGCATGTACACCGTCACCGACTCCGGCACCATCAGCCTTGCGCACATCTCACCCGTCAGAGCCACCGGCAAAAAGCCCTCGCAGCTCGGCACCATGCTGGCCCAGACTTTCGTCAACGAAGAGATTTTCACCCATCCCACCGTCACCGTCTCCATCGACTCAGGTGACAGCGCCACTGCACGCATGATCTATATTGTCAGCGGCTGCAACCATAACGGCAATATCTCTTACACTGCTGGCATGACTGTATTTAAGGCCATTAGTGCCGCAGGAGGATTCAATAATTTCGCTAAGACCAGCAAAGCCAAGCTCATTCGCAATGGCACCACCTACATGCTGGATCTTTCCAAGCACACTCCTGAAGTGGACATCAAACTCGAGCCCGAAGACCAGATCATCGTGCCAGATTGA
- a CDS encoding polysaccharide biosynthesis/export family protein, which translates to MKLLLKVFLILLWGSFQALQAAELALKSGERIKLTISGIGEDANQISGIYTISDKGSINLPYIKEQRAVGLKPSELQTKLEKAYIQAEYFTNPTITVISDVEGAKRQVFLVSGVKNNGAVDFTDNLTIFQAISVGGGFDPFSNPSKTKLIRNGVTKILDLSKHTPEVDVKLEPGDQIIVPD; encoded by the coding sequence ATGAAACTTCTGCTCAAAGTATTCCTAATCCTCCTCTGGGGTAGCTTTCAGGCCCTTCAGGCAGCGGAACTAGCCTTGAAGTCAGGCGAGCGGATCAAGCTCACCATTTCGGGCATCGGGGAGGACGCCAACCAGATCAGCGGCATCTACACGATTAGCGACAAAGGCAGCATCAACCTGCCCTACATCAAGGAACAACGAGCCGTTGGCCTCAAGCCATCCGAGTTACAAACGAAGCTCGAAAAGGCCTATATCCAGGCCGAATACTTCACCAACCCCACCATCACGGTGATCAGTGATGTGGAAGGGGCGAAAAGGCAGGTCTTCCTGGTAAGCGGAGTCAAAAACAATGGCGCGGTCGATTTCACAGACAATCTCACCATATTCCAGGCCATCAGCGTCGGAGGTGGATTTGACCCATTTTCCAACCCCTCCAAGACCAAACTCATCCGCAATGGAGTCACCAAAATCTTGGATCTCTCCAAGCACACCCCCGAAGTGGACGTCAAACTGGAACCCGGCGACCAGATCATCGTGCCAGATTGA
- a CDS encoding cysteine desulfurase has product MIYLDANATTPIAPAVLEAMLPFLRDQHANPSASYAAARQVRRAVDVARGAVAGLLAAEPGEIIFTSGATESMHTTHHSVRALWPEKRRLITTAVEHAAGLECAARWKKSGGEVCLIGVDSQGRVDLAALESALLDEEVALVSVLWANNETGVIQPLHDVVELAHAHGALVHADAVQMPGKAKIHVREVPVDFLSLSGHKFHAPKGVGILYVSQRVRFEPLLTGGGQEGGRRSGTENVAGIVALGKAAELAQKPMDGTLRDAFERDLRARWSEAVIHGQGAMRLPNTSSVHLPGVDAAGMLIMLDQRGLACSAGSACHAGAVHPSHVLEAMGFDAEHAAETLRISFSRMNSPEEATTGAQIVVECAERLRSLRGSACVV; this is encoded by the coding sequence ATGATCTACCTCGACGCAAATGCCACGACGCCTATCGCTCCAGCGGTGCTGGAGGCGATGTTGCCGTTTTTGAGGGACCAGCATGCGAATCCCTCCGCTAGCTATGCGGCGGCACGGCAGGTGCGGCGTGCTGTGGACGTTGCGAGGGGGGCTGTGGCTGGCCTTTTGGCGGCAGAGCCTGGGGAGATCATCTTTACCAGCGGAGCGACGGAGTCGATGCACACGACGCACCACTCTGTGCGGGCGCTTTGGCCCGAAAAACGGCGGCTGATCACCACCGCCGTGGAGCATGCCGCCGGACTGGAGTGTGCGGCTCGCTGGAAAAAGAGCGGAGGGGAGGTGTGTCTCATCGGAGTCGATTCACAGGGGCGGGTGGATTTAGCGGCATTGGAAAGTGCTCTGCTGGATGAGGAAGTAGCGCTGGTTTCTGTTTTATGGGCCAACAATGAGACCGGTGTGATCCAACCGCTGCATGATGTGGTGGAGCTGGCGCATGCGCATGGTGCGCTGGTTCATGCGGATGCTGTCCAAATGCCAGGAAAGGCAAAAATCCATGTGCGTGAGGTGCCTGTGGATTTCCTGAGCCTGAGCGGGCACAAATTCCATGCCCCAAAGGGCGTGGGTATTTTGTATGTGAGCCAGCGTGTTCGATTTGAGCCGCTGCTGACTGGTGGAGGCCAAGAAGGAGGTCGGCGAAGTGGGACGGAGAATGTGGCAGGCATCGTGGCCCTGGGTAAGGCTGCCGAATTGGCCCAAAAGCCGATGGACGGCACTCTGAGGGATGCTTTTGAGCGGGATTTACGTGCGAGGTGGTCGGAGGCCGTGATCCACGGTCAAGGTGCCATGAGGCTGCCGAATACTTCGAGCGTGCATCTGCCTGGAGTCGATGCAGCAGGGATGCTCATCATGCTGGATCAGCGGGGACTAGCCTGTTCGGCTGGCTCTGCCTGCCATGCGGGCGCAGTGCATCCATCACATGTGCTAGAGGCGATGGGATTCGATGCCGAGCACGCGGCGGAGACGCTGCGCATCTCATTTAGCCGAATGAATTCGCCTGAGGAGGCAACAACAGGTGCCCAAATCGTGGTCGAGTGTGCCGAACGACTGCGATCTCTTCGTGGATCCGCCTGCGTGGTGTGA
- the serS gene encoding serine--tRNA ligase, producing MLDIRLLRENPDLIKQRLSHRGGDYAGQVDQVLEIDLQRRTAETERQKLQGDRNRISKEIGIAKKNGQDTSAIESDVRKINERIEQISQEADAGDARQRELLLGLPNLPHEACPIGHSAEENPEVRTWGSKPEYSFQPKDHTLVAGALGMIDFEAGAKITGSAFVVYRGAGARLERALINFLLDLHTTQHGYQEISPPLLVKPECLVGTGQLPKFGDQVYHSPEDDLYLIPTAEVPVTNLHREEIVPLEKLPINYAAYTPCFRREAGSAGLGTRGLIRMHQFDKVELVKITTPDSSMAELETLTGHAEKVLQLLGLHYRVIELCTGDIGFGSAKTYDIEVWAPGQGAYLEVSSCSNFGDYQARRMNLRYKDENGKNRVPHTLNGSGTALARLFVALVETYQQADGSILIPEALRSHFGSEKIA from the coding sequence ATGCTCGACATACGTCTTCTGCGCGAAAACCCCGATTTGATCAAACAACGCCTCTCCCACCGTGGCGGCGACTATGCTGGCCAGGTGGATCAAGTGCTCGAAATCGACCTCCAGCGCCGCACCGCCGAAACTGAGCGCCAGAAGCTCCAGGGCGACCGCAACCGCATCAGCAAAGAAATCGGCATCGCCAAGAAAAACGGCCAAGACACCAGCGCCATCGAATCCGATGTCCGCAAAATCAACGAGCGCATCGAGCAAATCAGCCAAGAAGCCGATGCAGGCGATGCACGCCAGCGTGAGCTCCTCCTCGGTCTGCCGAATCTGCCCCACGAGGCTTGCCCCATCGGCCATAGCGCGGAGGAAAACCCCGAAGTGCGCACTTGGGGCTCAAAGCCCGAGTACAGCTTTCAGCCGAAAGACCACACCCTCGTCGCGGGAGCTCTCGGCATGATCGACTTCGAAGCTGGGGCCAAAATCACCGGCAGCGCCTTCGTCGTCTATCGCGGTGCTGGAGCCCGCCTTGAGCGTGCACTGATCAATTTTCTCCTCGATCTCCACACCACCCAGCACGGCTATCAGGAAATTAGCCCGCCCCTGCTCGTGAAACCAGAATGCCTCGTCGGCACCGGCCAGCTCCCGAAATTCGGCGACCAAGTCTATCACAGCCCCGAGGACGATCTCTACCTCATCCCCACCGCAGAGGTGCCCGTCACGAACCTCCACCGCGAGGAAATCGTCCCCTTAGAGAAGCTGCCCATCAACTACGCCGCCTACACTCCGTGCTTCCGCCGTGAGGCAGGCAGCGCAGGCCTCGGCACGCGTGGCCTCATCCGCATGCACCAGTTTGATAAAGTCGAGCTGGTCAAAATCACCACCCCAGACTCCAGTATGGCCGAGCTAGAAACGCTCACTGGCCACGCTGAAAAAGTGCTCCAGCTCCTAGGCCTCCATTACCGCGTCATCGAGCTCTGCACGGGCGATATCGGCTTCGGCTCGGCGAAAACCTACGACATCGAGGTCTGGGCCCCTGGCCAAGGTGCTTACCTCGAGGTCTCGAGTTGCTCCAACTTCGGTGACTACCAAGCCCGCCGCATGAATCTGCGCTACAAGGACGAAAACGGCAAAAATCGCGTCCCCCACACCCTCAATGGCTCTGGCACCGCTCTGGCCCGCCTCTTTGTCGCCCTCGTGGAGACGTATCAGCAGGCAGACGGCTCCATCCTGATCCCAGAGGCCCTCCGCAGCCATTTCGGCTCAGAAAAGATCGCCTAA
- a CDS encoding phosphoglycerate dehydrogenase, whose amino-acid sequence MAKFKILIAGNNDPISSKGIDLLKAESSFDVVVNMNLKEEAAMIEASRDVHAIIVRSGAKVTAKVIDAAPNLKVVGRAGVGVDNIDVPVASKRGVVVMNTPGGNTISTAEQAFTLMMALSRKTPQAHATIVSGKWDRKSFQGTEVYGKTLVVLGMGRIGAEFAKRAKAFGMRVVAYDPYLSKNRAESLGVELCEDLDAAIIQADYITMHMPLTPETKHMINAKRLATLKKTCRIINCARGGLIDDAALAEALNNGTIAGAALDVFETEPPPADYPLLKAANTVFTPHLGASTEEAQENVGIEIAEVIKAHLLQGTVVNAVNMPNVDPKVLAEIGPFLKFGELLGRVVSQFAPARSNVVRINYSGKVGGGDTTLISRAVLKGFLERPVGAEQVNYINANGVAENLGIRFTESRLAEPTEFTDLIEVVAKNDAGESASIAGTFFAGSPRIVKVNGRRIEANPEGTLLMIENIDRPGMIASYSSILGKNQVNIADMSLSRDKESGKALTILTLDTSPGAEVIAELEKINGISKVHCVAV is encoded by the coding sequence ATGGCCAAGTTCAAAATCCTCATCGCCGGCAACAACGACCCCATTTCCAGCAAAGGCATCGACCTCCTCAAGGCCGAATCGTCGTTTGATGTCGTCGTCAATATGAACCTCAAAGAGGAGGCGGCCATGATCGAGGCCTCTCGTGATGTCCATGCGATTATTGTTCGGTCCGGGGCCAAAGTGACAGCTAAAGTCATCGACGCTGCTCCGAACCTCAAAGTCGTAGGACGTGCCGGTGTCGGCGTGGACAACATCGACGTGCCAGTCGCCTCGAAACGCGGCGTGGTGGTCATGAATACTCCAGGCGGAAACACCATCTCCACTGCGGAGCAGGCCTTCACGCTCATGATGGCACTGAGCCGCAAGACGCCCCAGGCGCATGCCACGATCGTCAGTGGCAAGTGGGACCGCAAAAGCTTCCAGGGCACGGAGGTCTATGGCAAAACGCTCGTGGTGCTCGGCATGGGCCGCATCGGCGCTGAGTTCGCCAAGCGGGCGAAGGCCTTCGGCATGCGGGTGGTCGCTTACGATCCCTATTTGAGCAAAAACCGCGCTGAGAGCCTCGGGGTCGAGCTTTGCGAGGATCTCGATGCTGCCATCATCCAGGCTGATTACATCACGATGCACATGCCGCTGACTCCTGAGACGAAGCACATGATCAATGCCAAGCGCCTCGCCACGCTGAAAAAGACCTGCCGTATCATCAACTGTGCCCGTGGCGGTCTCATTGACGACGCTGCGCTCGCTGAGGCGCTGAATAACGGAACCATCGCTGGAGCCGCGCTCGATGTCTTTGAGACTGAGCCACCTCCCGCCGATTATCCGTTGCTGAAGGCTGCCAATACCGTCTTCACCCCGCACCTCGGAGCCTCCACAGAGGAAGCTCAGGAAAACGTGGGCATCGAGATCGCAGAGGTCATCAAGGCACATCTGCTCCAAGGCACGGTGGTCAATGCCGTCAACATGCCGAATGTGGACCCCAAGGTGCTGGCTGAGATCGGCCCCTTCCTGAAATTCGGTGAGCTACTCGGTCGTGTGGTGTCTCAGTTCGCCCCTGCACGCAGCAATGTCGTTCGTATCAATTACAGCGGCAAAGTCGGTGGTGGTGACACCACGCTGATTTCCCGCGCAGTGCTCAAAGGCTTCTTAGAGCGTCCAGTCGGTGCCGAACAGGTGAACTACATCAATGCCAACGGCGTCGCAGAAAATCTGGGCATTCGTTTCACCGAAAGCCGCCTCGCTGAGCCCACGGAATTCACCGATCTCATCGAAGTCGTTGCCAAAAACGATGCTGGTGAAAGCGCTAGCATCGCGGGCACCTTCTTTGCCGGTTCGCCACGCATCGTGAAGGTGAACGGACGCCGCATCGAGGCGAATCCAGAGGGGACTCTGCTCATGATCGAGAACATCGATCGTCCTGGCATGATCGCCAGTTACAGCAGCATTCTGGGCAAAAATCAGGTCAATATCGCCGATATGAGCCTCAGCCGGGACAAAGAGAGCGGAAAAGCCCTCACGATCCTGACGCTCGATACCAGCCCTGGAGCCGAGGTGATCGCCGAGCTCGAAAAAATCAACGGCATCAGCAAAGTTCACTGCGTCGCGGTTTAA